In Bradyrhizobium erythrophlei, a single genomic region encodes these proteins:
- a CDS encoding MFS transporter, which produces MFRSANNLRWKIVTLLVAPITFVMTLDRAAMTIAAPTIQAEFGLSIVEMSLILTVYFWTYALGQVPAGRMAESKGSRKVLFSTSVLWSLMMIVTPLGSTFAWLFGCRAILGGAQSADWSSGIVAVKRWFPRNERASGSSIVLGGLYLGPIVAAPLTTWTILNFGWHIVFYGFGALGLLLGVVWWFGYRDNPRDHPLITEQEVAYIAEGQPEEVAPPAGAFLRSFSKPRFWLFGIQYFLLVLIQSFYTTWLPTYLTNARGLSLQAMGMYASLPWVAVFIAVFVAGRVCDLILKRTGSVYWARTPVAMAGFIISAAALIGASRAAEMPVVIALLCVSFAAVGFVQVVVWSAAQDLGKTLTGVMSGWTNVWGALSNVAGPVVVAFTVKVTGSWTSGLFLIATAAAFGAIVWLFLHPERPLEDEVAAPASPKDGAISHESLAAAGQTVSRAS; this is translated from the coding sequence ATGTTCAGGAGTGCAAATAATCTGAGATGGAAGATCGTCACGTTGCTGGTTGCGCCTATCACCTTCGTGATGACACTCGACCGCGCAGCGATGACGATCGCCGCGCCGACGATTCAGGCGGAGTTCGGCCTGTCGATCGTCGAGATGTCGCTGATCTTGACCGTCTATTTCTGGACCTATGCGCTGGGCCAGGTGCCTGCCGGGCGGATGGCGGAAAGCAAGGGTTCGCGCAAGGTGTTGTTCAGTACCAGCGTGCTCTGGTCGCTGATGATGATTGTCACGCCGCTTGGTTCAACCTTCGCCTGGCTGTTCGGCTGCCGGGCGATATTAGGCGGCGCGCAATCGGCCGACTGGTCGAGCGGCATCGTGGCGGTCAAGCGCTGGTTTCCCCGCAACGAGCGGGCGAGCGGCAGTTCGATCGTGCTCGGCGGTTTGTATCTTGGCCCGATCGTTGCGGCGCCGCTGACGACCTGGACCATCCTGAATTTCGGATGGCATATCGTATTCTACGGGTTCGGCGCACTTGGCCTGCTGCTCGGTGTGGTCTGGTGGTTCGGTTATCGCGACAATCCGCGGGACCATCCCCTGATTACGGAACAGGAGGTGGCCTATATCGCCGAAGGCCAGCCTGAAGAGGTTGCGCCGCCGGCTGGTGCTTTCCTGCGCAGCTTCAGCAAACCGCGGTTCTGGCTCTTCGGCATCCAGTATTTCCTCCTGGTATTGATCCAGAGTTTCTATACGACCTGGCTGCCGACATATTTGACGAATGCCCGTGGGTTGTCATTACAAGCGATGGGAATGTACGCGTCGCTGCCATGGGTTGCCGTGTTCATTGCCGTGTTCGTTGCCGGCAGGGTCTGTGATCTCATTCTGAAGCGGACAGGTTCCGTCTACTGGGCGCGTACGCCGGTGGCGATGGCCGGCTTCATCATCAGCGCGGCTGCGTTGATAGGTGCGTCGCGTGCCGCGGAAATGCCGGTCGTGATAGCGCTTTTGTGCGTGTCGTTTGCGGCGGTCGGTTTCGTGCAGGTGGTGGTCTGGTCGGCGGCGCAGGATCTCGGCAAAACGCTCACGGGGGTGATGTCGGGTTGGACCAACGTTTGGGGTGCGCTTTCGAACGTGGCCGGACCGGTTGTGGTCGCGTTCACCGTCAAGGTGACGGGGAGTTGGACGAGCGGCCTGTTCCTGATTGCGACGGCTGCGGCGTTCGGGGCGATCGTGTGGCTCTTTCTCCACCCGGAGAGGCCACTCGAGGACGAAGTCGCGGCTCCGGCGTCGCCCAAGGATGGGGCGATCTCCCACGAGAGTTTGGCGGCGGCCGGCCAGACTGTGTCCAGAGCAAGTTAG
- a CDS encoding dienelactone hydrolase family protein, whose product MAGQWIDIAAKDGGTFKAYLTIPASGSGPGILLLQEIFGVNKSMREVADYYAEEGYVVLAPDLFWRLEPGIELGYSEADFNKAFGYYQRFDANQSIKDADDALKVLRARPECKGKVGALGFCLGGKLAYLVAARADVDCAVSYYGVGIEADLVEAGNVKGPMVFHFAELDRFAPAEAREQIKGAFKGRSDVEFYLYPGCDHAFAAPERASFNKPATLMAHSRSIALFRKVLGPHYDLSALWDRHTELEFGVRSAEQTMTTMVAEPYVNHIPTMTGGVGYRDLLRFYKNHFIPKTPKDTKLVPISRTIGADRIVDEMLFCFTHDIEIDWMLPGVAPTGKYVEIPLIAIVRFRGDKLYNEHIFWDQASVLVQIGLLDPKKLPVAGIETAKKLVDESLASNTLMSRWSESAGK is encoded by the coding sequence ATGGCGGGACAATGGATCGACATCGCTGCCAAGGACGGCGGCACGTTCAAGGCTTATCTCACCATTCCCGCATCCGGCTCGGGTCCCGGCATTCTGCTGCTGCAGGAGATCTTCGGCGTCAACAAGTCGATGCGCGAGGTCGCCGACTACTACGCTGAAGAGGGTTATGTCGTACTGGCGCCCGACCTGTTTTGGCGGCTCGAGCCCGGCATCGAGCTCGGCTATTCCGAAGCGGATTTCAACAAGGCGTTCGGCTACTATCAGCGCTTCGATGCCAACCAGTCGATCAAGGATGCCGATGATGCGCTGAAAGTGCTGCGCGCGCGGCCCGAATGCAAAGGCAAGGTCGGCGCGCTCGGCTTCTGCCTCGGCGGCAAGCTTGCGTATCTCGTCGCCGCGCGTGCCGATGTGGATTGCGCGGTCAGTTATTACGGGGTCGGCATCGAGGCCGATCTTGTGGAAGCGGGCAACGTCAAGGGGCCGATGGTCTTTCATTTTGCCGAGCTCGATCGTTTTGCGCCGGCCGAGGCGCGCGAGCAGATCAAGGGCGCGTTCAAGGGACGCTCCGACGTCGAGTTCTATCTCTATCCCGGCTGCGACCATGCCTTTGCCGCGCCGGAGCGCGCCAGCTTCAACAAGCCTGCGACGCTGATGGCGCATTCGCGTTCGATCGCGCTGTTCCGCAAGGTATTGGGACCGCATTACGATCTCTCGGCGCTGTGGGATCGGCATACCGAGCTCGAATTCGGCGTGCGTTCGGCGGAACAGACCATGACGACCATGGTCGCCGAGCCCTATGTCAATCATATCCCGACCATGACGGGCGGCGTCGGCTATCGCGATCTCCTGCGCTTCTACAAAAATCACTTCATTCCGAAGACGCCGAAAGACACCAAGCTTGTGCCGATCTCGCGCACCATCGGTGCCGACCGCATTGTCGACGAGATGCTGTTCTGTTTCACCCACGATATCGAGATCGACTGGATGTTGCCCGGCGTGGCGCCAACCGGAAAATATGTCGAGATTCCGCTGATCGCGATCGTGCGGTTCCGCGGCGACAAGCTCTACAACGAGCACATCTTCTGGGATCAGGCTTCGGTCCTGGTCCAGATCGGATTGCTCGACCCGAAGAAACTTCCGGTCGCCGGTATCGAGACGGCGAAGAAACTGGTCGACGAGTCCTTGGCGTCGAACACACTGATGTCCCGCTGGTCCGAGAGCGCCGGCAAATAA
- a CDS encoding ABC transporter permease: MRWGEITRRLVLVPPTLFGVAVIVFVLLRVVPGDPIAMMIPPGASEADIVRLRALYGLDQPIVHQFATWLGQVASGDFGRSISIRQGVLDLMLTRLPATIELSLLAALIAVSIGVLTALAGILSRGRRAEWAVDGAVGVLLAIPDFLWALILLLLFGVLIPWLPISGRIDPQVEIDLRSNFYLIESLLTGRFDIAFALLHHMILPALALALPFAAIIARLLKASLAEAEDQDYAQIARARGYSRPAILLHEVFPNALIPTVALGGVQVTLLLGGTVLVERIFSYEGIGNMAIDAVINRDFPLIQGLVLTFAVMFIALNLFVDLVVALLDPRLRHG, from the coding sequence ATGCGATGGGGCGAGATCACCAGGCGACTCGTCCTCGTCCCACCCACTTTGTTCGGTGTGGCGGTCATCGTATTCGTGCTGCTGCGCGTCGTGCCCGGCGATCCCATCGCGATGATGATCCCGCCCGGCGCGTCGGAAGCCGACATCGTCAGGCTGCGCGCCCTCTATGGCCTCGACCAGCCGATCGTGCACCAATTCGCGACCTGGCTCGGCCAGGTCGCAAGCGGTGATTTCGGCCGATCGATCAGCATACGCCAGGGCGTGCTCGACCTGATGCTGACGCGTCTGCCGGCCACGATTGAGCTTTCGCTGCTGGCGGCATTGATTGCTGTTTCGATCGGCGTGTTGACCGCGCTTGCCGGCATCCTCTCGCGCGGCCGCCGCGCCGAGTGGGCCGTCGACGGCGCGGTCGGCGTGCTGCTTGCGATTCCGGATTTTCTCTGGGCACTGATCCTCTTGCTTCTGTTCGGTGTGCTGATCCCGTGGCTGCCGATCTCCGGCCGTATCGATCCGCAGGTCGAGATCGATCTTCGCAGCAACTTTTATCTGATCGAAAGCTTGCTGACCGGCCGCTTCGATATAGCCTTCGCCCTGTTGCACCACATGATCCTGCCGGCGCTGGCGCTGGCGTTACCGTTCGCGGCGATCATCGCGCGCCTTCTGAAAGCGTCGCTGGCTGAGGCCGAGGACCAGGACTACGCCCAGATTGCGCGGGCTCGGGGCTATTCGCGGCCGGCCATCCTGCTCCACGAAGTCTTTCCCAACGCGCTGATCCCGACGGTTGCGCTCGGCGGCGTGCAGGTGACGCTGCTGCTCGGCGGCACCGTGCTGGTCGAGCGTATCTTCTCCTACGAGGGCATCGGCAACATGGCGATCGATGCCGTGATCAATCGCGACTTTCCGCTGATCCAGGGGCTGGTTTTGACGTTCGCGGTCATGTTCATCGCGCTCAACCTCTTTGTTGATCTCGTTGTGGCACTGCTCGATCC
- the phnN gene encoding phosphonate metabolism protein/1,5-bisphosphokinase (PRPP-forming) PhnN: MQAGILFYIVGASGVGKDTLVTEAMRQLRGTHRYVQARRVITRPAGNGEDHEPVDDAEFDARISKGAFLHTWAAHGLRYGLPLSIADDLRAGRNVIANGSRAAIPEVSEDLGRLVVIEITAPREVLRERITSRGRETAVEVEERLTRAVPPLSDNVERVLVVNDSTVEEGAGRLVSALELHASRFAIRKLPISSASGHIAYLPEDSRIVEAKAYADVGRIDIAGTGASVRAAVNIVGPGLLSQDELGLSREAFEALGLREGALVSIQRTPSPSSRRLLQRKIAGERLGEQEYGILFRDIVDGCYPESETAAFLVKMLQTLDEAEVVSVAKARCQFMQRIDWGDSIVVDKHSLGGIPGSRITLIVVPIVAAHGLLMPKTSSRAITSASGTADVMEAICRIDLNAAEVYRVVKDVRGCIAWNGRLNHSVLDDVVNSIARPLDVNNNYWSVASILSKKWTAGSTHVVVDMPYGPRAKLKSLQEANELGRVFEFVGSGLGLTVRAKATDGSRPIGRGIGPALEFRDVCMVLDNHPDAVPDLREKALVFAAEILSFDPAIGSVEKGRAVAEKLLISGAARARFDAIVDAQGRVPKAEQGPLHHTVHAPFRARVLDIDGWHLAGVARRAGAPFDKGAGIDLLVRVGDEVLPGAPLYTIYASAAGDFEAAVTMSGLDMGITLNQKTAVASA, from the coding sequence ATGCAGGCCGGAATCCTTTTCTATATCGTCGGAGCCAGCGGCGTCGGGAAGGACACGCTGGTCACCGAGGCCATGCGTCAGTTGCGGGGAACGCACCGCTATGTCCAGGCTCGCCGCGTTATCACGCGGCCAGCAGGAAATGGTGAGGATCACGAGCCGGTCGACGACGCCGAGTTCGACGCGCGAATTTCAAAGGGAGCGTTTCTTCACACATGGGCGGCACATGGCCTGCGCTACGGTCTGCCCTTGTCGATCGCCGATGATCTGCGCGCCGGTCGCAACGTGATCGCCAACGGCTCGCGTGCCGCCATTCCCGAGGTTTCCGAAGACCTGGGCCGCTTGGTGGTCATCGAAATCACCGCGCCACGGGAAGTGTTGCGAGAGCGCATTACCTCGCGGGGCCGCGAGACGGCGGTAGAAGTGGAGGAGCGGCTCACACGCGCGGTGCCGCCATTATCCGATAACGTCGAGAGGGTGCTCGTCGTCAACGACTCGACGGTCGAAGAGGGGGCCGGCCGGCTTGTTTCGGCGCTTGAACTTCACGCGTCACGTTTTGCGATCCGCAAACTGCCGATTTCGAGTGCGTCTGGTCATATCGCCTATCTTCCCGAGGATAGCCGCATTGTTGAAGCAAAAGCCTATGCAGACGTCGGGCGGATTGACATTGCCGGCACGGGCGCCAGCGTTCGGGCCGCAGTCAATATTGTTGGTCCGGGTTTGTTGAGCCAGGACGAACTCGGCCTTTCTCGCGAGGCCTTTGAAGCGCTGGGGCTGAGGGAAGGTGCTCTGGTTTCCATTCAGCGAACGCCTTCGCCGTCCAGCCGGCGCCTGCTTCAGCGGAAGATTGCGGGCGAACGTCTGGGCGAACAGGAGTACGGTATCCTGTTTCGCGACATCGTCGACGGCTGCTATCCCGAAAGCGAAACGGCCGCCTTCCTGGTCAAGATGCTGCAGACGCTGGACGAGGCGGAGGTCGTCAGCGTGGCAAAGGCGCGATGCCAGTTCATGCAGCGCATCGACTGGGGCGACTCCATTGTCGTGGACAAGCATTCGCTGGGCGGCATCCCCGGCAGTCGCATTACGTTGATCGTCGTGCCCATCGTCGCCGCACATGGTCTGCTGATGCCGAAAACTTCCTCGCGTGCCATCACGTCGGCCTCCGGGACAGCCGATGTTATGGAAGCGATTTGCCGGATAGATTTGAACGCCGCCGAAGTTTACCGGGTCGTCAAGGACGTTCGCGGTTGTATCGCCTGGAATGGGCGGCTGAACCATTCGGTGTTGGACGACGTCGTAAATTCGATTGCGCGACCATTGGACGTCAACAACAACTACTGGTCCGTCGCCTCCATCCTGTCGAAGAAATGGACTGCGGGATCGACCCACGTCGTTGTGGACATGCCGTACGGTCCTCGCGCGAAGCTGAAGTCCTTGCAGGAGGCCAATGAGTTAGGTCGCGTGTTCGAATTTGTCGGAAGCGGCCTCGGTCTCACGGTGCGCGCCAAGGCTACAGACGGCAGCCGACCCATAGGCCGGGGGATCGGACCGGCACTGGAATTCCGTGACGTCTGCATGGTCTTGGACAACCATCCGGATGCCGTGCCCGATCTGAGAGAAAAGGCGCTCGTTTTCGCAGCCGAAATTCTCAGCTTCGATCCGGCCATTGGTTCGGTGGAAAAGGGACGCGCGGTGGCGGAGAAGCTTCTGATATCCGGCGCTGCACGTGCGCGATTTGATGCGATCGTCGACGCTCAGGGCCGCGTTCCCAAAGCCGAGCAGGGGCCCTTGCACCATACGGTGCACGCTCCGTTCCGCGCCCGGGTTCTGGACATTGATGGATGGCACCTGGCAGGTGTAGCGCGGCGGGCCGGTGCGCCTTTCGACAAGGGCGCAGGCATCGACTTGCTGGTCCGGGTCGGTGACGAGGTTCTACCGGGCGCTCCGCTCTATACGATTTATGCTTCCGCCGCCGGCGACTTCGAGGCGGCGGTGACAATGTCCGGGTTGGACATGGGAATTACACTCAACCAGAAGACTGCCGTCGCATCGGCGTAA
- the nadC gene encoding carboxylating nicotinate-nucleotide diphosphorylase: MAEDVGFFDLTAQIMIDPASTATFYMNAREPMTVAGIDVAAAVFTRYEPGSKVQVRVADGQVVEKGAVLLVVSGPAQALLTAERTALNIVQRLSGIATETAKYVSAIAHTKARLLDTRKTTPGLRMLEKHAAACGGALNHRLGLDNGVMLKDNHIAVCGSIANAVRIAKAKVPALTKIEVECDRLDQVREALEAGADVLMLDNMSVADMKTAVELVRGRAQLEASGGIRLDTIRAIAETGVDFISTSRPLQSAPAVDIGLDDKL, translated from the coding sequence ATGGCGGAGGATGTCGGCTTTTTCGATCTGACAGCCCAAATAATGATCGATCCCGCGTCCACAGCGACATTCTATATGAACGCTCGCGAGCCGATGACCGTCGCAGGCATCGATGTGGCTGCCGCCGTGTTCACGCGCTATGAGCCGGGCAGCAAGGTGCAGGTGCGTGTCGCCGACGGGCAGGTCGTTGAAAAAGGCGCCGTCCTCCTTGTCGTGAGCGGTCCGGCGCAAGCTCTGCTCACAGCCGAGCGGACCGCGCTGAACATCGTGCAGCGCCTGTCCGGAATCGCGACGGAAACCGCCAAATACGTTTCGGCCATCGCGCATACCAAGGCACGCCTGCTCGACACGCGGAAAACCACGCCAGGCCTGCGTATGCTCGAGAAACACGCGGCCGCTTGCGGCGGCGCTCTCAATCATCGCCTGGGCCTCGACAATGGGGTGATGCTAAAGGACAACCATATCGCAGTGTGCGGAAGCATCGCCAATGCCGTGCGCATTGCGAAAGCGAAGGTGCCGGCACTTACCAAGATCGAGGTGGAGTGCGATCGTCTCGACCAGGTCCGTGAAGCCCTCGAAGCGGGCGCCGACGTCCTCATGCTCGACAACATGAGTGTGGCAGACATGAAAACGGCAGTAGAACTCGTTCGAGGCCGGGCGCAGCTTGAAGCTTCCGGCGGCATCCGCCTCGATACCATCAGGGCCATTGCCGAAACCGGCGTGGATTTTATCTCCACCAGCCGTCCTCTGCAGTCGGCTCCCGCTGTCGATATCGGCCTCGACGACAAGCTCTGA
- a CDS encoding ABC transporter substrate-binding protein, producing MSSLSRRSVLQLAGGAAALPFASSLPGDGAAHAAAPGTLTIAYNVNLPSFDPTVGLSAVNPTIQSIYQSVFDPYVGQAADLSFKPGLLTKWGWNDDRSKITLELRKGATWHDGSPVTAEDVVWSLQRAADPKSGNPIQFVWSKVGNYKIDGNTITGDVLEFEPTLFKWMAFLTAYVLPKAYYEKVGAEGFEKAPIGSGPYKVDAFERNAFLRLKAHSGYWGPKPAFETVVFKFITDPTSRVAEMESGGSDLTFEIPYEEFDRLKSKPGLVGQTKPVSDIAMIFLTDIDPMLDRNVRLAANHAIDKKAIVDRLLKGYGVPISTLEAPGYAAFDPSIKVSYDPELAKSLLAKSGYSPDKPVKFTIQTTRGFKPKDYEMIQAIVGMWRKVGIDATIEVYEIAKHFELRARHALAPAAFYNWGNAIGDPSTSTGFAMFGPSPHCAWKGKDLVERIGPLWGEKDEAKRIAGYKAVDKYIAEEGEVIPLFQYVQPIIHKKGLKVVAQSSGMILPQFITPA from the coding sequence ATGTCATCTCTGTCTCGTCGTTCGGTCCTGCAACTCGCCGGTGGCGCAGCCGCGCTGCCGTTCGCTTCCAGTCTGCCCGGTGATGGTGCGGCACATGCCGCGGCACCCGGAACGCTGACCATCGCTTACAATGTTAATCTGCCGTCGTTCGACCCGACCGTCGGGTTGTCCGCGGTCAATCCGACGATCCAGTCGATCTATCAATCGGTGTTCGATCCCTATGTCGGCCAGGCCGCGGATCTTTCGTTCAAGCCCGGCCTGCTGACCAAATGGGGCTGGAACGACGACCGTAGCAAGATCACGCTGGAATTGCGCAAGGGCGCAACCTGGCACGATGGTTCGCCGGTCACCGCCGAGGACGTGGTGTGGTCGTTGCAGCGCGCCGCCGATCCCAAGAGCGGCAATCCGATCCAATTCGTCTGGTCCAAGGTCGGCAACTACAAAATCGATGGAAATACCATCACCGGCGACGTGCTGGAGTTCGAACCGACGCTGTTCAAGTGGATGGCGTTCCTCACCGCCTACGTCCTGCCGAAGGCCTACTACGAGAAGGTCGGAGCAGAAGGATTCGAGAAGGCGCCGATCGGATCGGGGCCGTACAAGGTCGATGCGTTCGAGCGCAACGCGTTCCTGCGGCTGAAGGCGCATTCCGGATACTGGGGGCCGAAGCCGGCCTTCGAGACCGTGGTGTTCAAGTTCATCACCGATCCCACCAGCCGGGTCGCGGAAATGGAATCGGGCGGCTCTGACCTGACGTTTGAAATTCCTTACGAGGAGTTCGATCGGCTGAAAAGCAAGCCCGGCCTGGTCGGCCAGACCAAGCCGGTGTCCGATATCGCGATGATCTTCCTCACCGACATCGATCCGATGCTCGACCGCAACGTCCGCCTGGCGGCGAACCATGCGATCGACAAGAAGGCGATCGTCGACCGGCTGCTGAAGGGTTATGGCGTCCCGATCTCGACTCTGGAAGCGCCGGGCTATGCCGCCTTCGATCCCTCGATCAAGGTTTCCTACGATCCTGAACTGGCGAAGAGTCTGCTCGCCAAGAGCGGCTACTCTCCCGACAAGCCGGTCAAGTTCACGATCCAGACCACGCGCGGCTTCAAGCCGAAAGATTACGAGATGATCCAGGCGATCGTCGGAATGTGGCGCAAGGTCGGCATCGATGCCACCATCGAGGTCTACGAAATCGCCAAGCATTTCGAACTGCGCGCGCGCCATGCGCTGGCGCCGGCCGCCTTCTACAATTGGGGCAACGCGATCGGCGACCCCTCGACCTCGACCGGCTTTGCCATGTTCGGCCCGTCGCCGCACTGTGCGTGGAAAGGCAAGGACCTCGTCGAGCGTATCGGGCCGTTGTGGGGCGAAAAGGACGAGGCCAAGCGGATCGCGGGCTACAAGGCGGTGGACAAATACATCGCCGAGGAAGGCGAGGTGATTCCGCTGTTCCAGTATGTGCAGCCGATCATCCACAAAAAGGGCTTGAAGGTTGTGGCACAATCCAGCGGCATGATCCTTCCGCAATTCATCACGCCCGCTTAA
- a CDS encoding helix-turn-helix domain-containing protein: MLRKTRKAAAKRAGGAIKPKQQPGTNERPGSWHLARTETERRLSEFEFRLERLAQAYYRWKAACFAAVCDVPLTGDDVAVLNVVRMGDEPKRLSEIGQLLNRVDVPNLQYATRKLVKAGLIETEGSSSRKETRYRATATGRSVTEAYAELRATTLPPMLEALEGWTDKSEAAGSHLELVSSLYTQAAQVAITRRHQP, encoded by the coding sequence ATGTTGAGGAAGACGCGAAAGGCTGCAGCGAAGCGAGCCGGCGGGGCGATCAAGCCAAAACAACAGCCGGGCACCAACGAGCGGCCGGGCTCCTGGCATTTGGCGCGCACCGAGACCGAGCGGCGGCTGTCGGAATTCGAATTCAGATTGGAGCGGCTGGCGCAGGCCTATTACCGCTGGAAGGCCGCGTGTTTTGCCGCGGTGTGCGACGTGCCGCTGACCGGCGACGATGTCGCCGTGCTCAACGTGGTGCGGATGGGCGACGAGCCGAAGCGGCTTTCCGAGATCGGCCAGTTGCTCAACCGCGTCGACGTTCCCAACCTGCAATACGCCACGCGAAAGCTGGTGAAGGCCGGCCTGATCGAGACCGAGGGCTCGTCATCGCGCAAGGAAACGCGTTACCGCGCGACCGCGACGGGCCGCTCCGTCACCGAGGCCTATGCCGAGCTGCGCGCCACCACGTTGCCGCCGATGCTGGAAGCGCTGGAGGGCTGGACGGACAAGTCCGAGGCGGCGGGCTCGCATCTTGAGCTGGTGTCGAGCCTTTATACCCAGGCAGCCCAGGTCGCGATCACCCGCCGGCACCAGCCGTAA